In Pseudobacter ginsenosidimutans, the following are encoded in one genomic region:
- a CDS encoding TlpA disulfide reductase family protein, translating into MMKKVLALSAITMMAAVASAQTPFTVRGTLKNTSRDGEKITLSYFNGERKMYSSAVIKNGKYTIEGTVVEPSKATLSLAIPKEMRGDKIWTMSEKVEFFIEGGLITVDGVPLVKAKLKAPGKAQKDLANFQKMLRPYEIKQDAAFYAMLNATSNRDSINRKKYNDLNESLKQQIDSMEYVFLKKYPQSHVSLGIFRDKLNAKALAEEKEKYAAIFKTLADSLQQTVVGKTMATQIENAFKLGVGKEAVDFVLNDTLGNPVHLSSFRGKYVLLDFWASWCMPCRFENPNIVKAYNRFKDKNFTVLGVSLERPGDRKAWVDAINKDGLPWNHVATLTKAESDQIWKLYTLQTIPMNYLIGPDGKIVALHLRGEALEKKLEEIL; encoded by the coding sequence ATGATGAAGAAAGTACTGGCTCTAAGTGCAATTACAATGATGGCAGCCGTTGCATCCGCCCAAACTCCTTTTACGGTGCGCGGAACGCTGAAGAATACTTCCCGCGATGGCGAGAAGATCACACTTTCCTATTTCAACGGAGAAAGAAAAATGTACAGCTCTGCTGTGATCAAAAATGGAAAATACACTATCGAAGGAACAGTGGTGGAGCCTTCAAAAGCAACACTGAGCCTGGCTATCCCTAAAGAAATGCGCGGCGATAAGATCTGGACTATGTCCGAAAAAGTGGAATTCTTTATTGAAGGTGGATTGATCACTGTAGATGGAGTACCTCTTGTAAAAGCGAAATTGAAAGCTCCGGGCAAGGCGCAGAAAGACCTTGCCAATTTTCAGAAGATGCTGCGGCCTTATGAAATAAAACAGGATGCAGCATTCTACGCTATGCTGAATGCTACATCAAATCGGGATTCCATCAACAGGAAAAAGTATAATGATCTCAATGAAAGCCTGAAGCAGCAGATCGACAGTATGGAATATGTGTTTTTGAAGAAGTATCCGCAGTCACATGTATCGCTGGGTATTTTCAGGGATAAGCTCAATGCAAAAGCGTTGGCAGAGGAAAAAGAAAAATACGCGGCCATTTTCAAAACCCTGGCCGATTCACTGCAACAAACCGTTGTTGGAAAAACGATGGCCACACAGATCGAAAATGCATTCAAGCTGGGTGTAGGAAAAGAAGCCGTTGATTTTGTGCTGAACGATACATTGGGCAATCCTGTCCATTTGTCTTCTTTCCGCGGAAAATATGTACTGCTCGATTTCTGGGCTTCCTGGTGCATGCCCTGCCGTTTCGAGAATCCCAATATCGTGAAGGCTTACAACCGTTTCAAGGATAAAAATTTCACAGTGCTGGGTGTATCGCTGGAAAGGCCCGGAGACCGTAAGGCATGGGTGGATGCCATCAACAAGGATGGACTTCCCTGGAACCATGTAGCAACGCTCACCAAAGCAGAAAGCGATCAGATCTGGAAACTGTACACTTTACAAACTATTCCGATGAACTACCTGATCGGTCCTGATGGAAAGATCGTAGCGTTACATCTGAGAGGAGAAGCACTGGAGAAAAAACTGGAAGAGATTTTATAA
- a CDS encoding PKD-like family lipoprotein, producing the protein MKKFIIIASIILAGFLPACYKDTGNYDYKEINEITISGLANTYSVIYGIDVLHIEPNIKMSQEIKDPSRLSYYWILGKGTTRLDTLGTAPVLDYAVDITPDAYVLTLRIVDNETGVSWKAAANLSVGTLYGTGIMLMGTGENGFADVDMISMVSDTQVVRGILANSGLPALQDPFTIVHNGDKSTNNNYGRVWAMTRSGSYYLDRKTMKGTTDNKFATIVAINEALDKEALTPMLYAPQMRDRAGNTSNANARAMMTSDGNIFTSHTFLTGGDFYTNAINRLDGNYDHLVPAAPYLWYSIGNMSAAMWYDTENNRFLNYATFGFGLVSTIPSDVAGEPFPWDQAAVGRTLVYGENTRNTDGGSTNGNSFAIMKDGAGNHYIYKFYASGATPLKRDMYTVLPIATNFANADFYAFSSRRTVVFYAVGNTLYAYDYNRGFEKSYTLPETGGDEITMLKFDTQIDHTTNALYIATYNPSTKGRLRRFMVGTDPNTVTITRVDRADWDGLIKIKDMNWRAVN; encoded by the coding sequence ATGAAAAAATTCATCATAATTGCGTCCATTATTTTGGCAGGTTTCCTGCCGGCCTGTTACAAGGACACCGGAAACTACGATTACAAAGAGATCAACGAGATCACTATCAGTGGCCTTGCCAATACGTATTCCGTCATCTACGGCATCGATGTACTGCATATCGAGCCCAATATCAAAATGTCGCAGGAGATCAAAGACCCTTCAAGGCTTTCCTACTATTGGATCCTCGGAAAAGGAACCACCCGGCTGGATACCCTGGGAACTGCACCTGTACTCGATTACGCGGTAGACATCACACCTGACGCCTATGTGCTTACACTGAGGATCGTGGACAATGAAACAGGCGTATCCTGGAAGGCTGCGGCCAACCTGAGCGTTGGTACCCTCTATGGAACAGGCATCATGCTGATGGGAACAGGAGAGAACGGATTTGCCGATGTGGATATGATCTCTATGGTAAGCGATACACAGGTAGTGCGTGGCATCCTGGCCAACAGCGGATTGCCGGCTTTGCAGGACCCTTTCACCATAGTGCATAACGGAGATAAATCAACGAATAATAATTACGGCAGGGTATGGGCCATGACCAGAAGCGGCTCGTATTATCTGGACCGGAAGACCATGAAAGGAACAACAGATAATAAGTTCGCAACGATCGTGGCAATTAACGAGGCGCTGGATAAAGAGGCATTGACCCCCATGTTATATGCACCACAGATGAGAGACAGGGCAGGGAATACCAGTAACGCTAATGCGCGGGCTATGATGACCTCCGATGGAAATATCTTTACATCACATACTTTCCTTACCGGCGGCGATTTTTATACCAATGCCATCAACAGGCTGGATGGTAATTATGATCATCTGGTGCCGGCCGCGCCTTATTTATGGTACTCCATCGGCAATATGAGCGCAGCGATGTGGTACGATACTGAAAATAACCGCTTCCTGAATTATGCCACTTTCGGCTTTGGCCTGGTGTCTACGATCCCTTCCGATGTAGCAGGAGAGCCCTTTCCCTGGGACCAGGCTGCTGTTGGCCGTACACTCGTATATGGCGAGAATACGCGTAATACAGATGGAGGCTCCACCAACGGTAATTCCTTTGCCATCATGAAAGATGGCGCCGGAAACCATTACATCTACAAGTTCTATGCAAGCGGTGCAACACCATTGAAACGCGATATGTATACCGTGTTGCCCATCGCCACCAATTTTGCCAATGCAGATTTCTATGCTTTTTCCTCCAGGCGTACAGTTGTTTTCTATGCTGTGGGCAATACGCTTTATGCATACGATTACAACAGGGGCTTCGAAAAATCATACACCTTGCCTGAGACCGGTGGCGATGAGATCACCATGCTCAAATTCGATACCCAGATAGATCATACCACCAACGCGCTCTATATCGCTACCTACAATCCTTCAACAAAAGGAAGGCTGCGCCGCTTTATGGTGGGCACTGATCCCAATACCGTTACCATTACGCGCGTTGACAGGGCCGACTGGGATGGACTGATCAAAATAAAAGACATGAACTGGAGAGCTGTGAACTAA
- a CDS encoding DUF4843 domain-containing protein: MKKMIFWSVLLAIVLPFASCKKEMMEYEGMEGVYFGVRSGPTWAAPASWPFRPYTNVEFVKQPEAVQELQLSIAVNITGPVKDYDRPFKVVVNPDSTTAVAGVHYLPFGDTYNIPANAITGYIPITVKRTPEMLNKNIRLGLRLVANEHFGLSFPEWKAIPGLGETTIGNDTAFDASLHVININDLMVQPAVWRGSVQDGNREAGVWGAFTRKKMELMCQLFDLKYEDFASEVTMTPVLVILISNELGRYLINQFNAGTPVLEDDGRLMFAGSVPWTSYIGVPYHP; encoded by the coding sequence ATGAAAAAGATGATATTCTGGTCGGTTCTGCTGGCGATTGTATTACCCTTCGCGTCCTGTAAAAAGGAAATGATGGAATATGAAGGAATGGAGGGCGTGTACTTTGGTGTGAGAAGCGGACCTACCTGGGCGGCCCCGGCATCCTGGCCCTTCCGTCCATATACCAATGTGGAATTTGTAAAACAACCGGAGGCGGTACAGGAGCTGCAGCTCAGTATAGCTGTGAACATTACCGGGCCTGTGAAAGATTATGACCGTCCATTCAAAGTGGTGGTGAACCCTGATTCCACCACGGCGGTAGCCGGTGTACACTATCTGCCTTTCGGAGACACTTACAATATACCCGCCAATGCAATCACTGGCTATATTCCCATAACGGTGAAGCGCACCCCGGAAATGCTGAACAAAAATATCAGGCTTGGGCTACGGCTTGTAGCTAATGAACATTTCGGACTTTCCTTCCCGGAATGGAAGGCCATACCCGGCCTGGGTGAAACCACAATTGGTAATGATACCGCTTTCGACGCGTCGCTGCATGTTATCAATATCAACGACCTGATGGTGCAGCCCGCTGTATGGCGTGGTTCTGTTCAGGATGGCAATCGGGAAGCAGGTGTATGGGGCGCATTCACCAGGAAAAAAATGGAACTGATGTGCCAGCTCTTCGATCTGAAATATGAAGACTTTGCTTCCGAAGTTACCATGACGCCCGTACTTGTGATACTGATCTCGAATGAGCTTGGGCGTTATCTCATCAACCAGTTCAATGCAGGAACGCCTGTGCTGGAAGATGACGGCAGGCTCATGTTTGCAGGATCGGTTCCCTGGACATCCTATATCGGCGTACCCTACCATCCCTAA
- a CDS encoding RagB/SusD family nutrient uptake outer membrane protein — protein MKIKIISFCMMFSLLLGACNKWIDVKPSDRLNEDQLFSTREGYLNALNGVYVELTNSALYGENMSFSTLDVLANYYFMNISTHRFYNTTTFVYTAENTRTAMDNIWKKAYELIVNCNVIIDKCGQNSNPLLPAPYFGIVKGEALALRAMLHFDLLRLFGPIWSEADKGRACIPYNTAPRPTVTDLLSSEEIMKRVFDDLKAAAALLKESDPIITEGIRHGANATGANDFYFRQYRLNYYAVKALMARAYLWKQDKVNAMTEAMDVLAETLNGDKPVFGLGPVSPTATPADFDHIFIPEVMFSLYKINRQNLYTNFFAPDIQKELRLSFNNYDDNQSRKNGLYDDQNDFRLKSWLTLSNTNGNFLTHVKYAVSTNKPAPNAIPLIRLSELILIAAECSPTLEDGTALLNLLRTARNCVSLSPTTTTQLKDFITREFRKEVIGEGQMFFYYKRNATTTIPNNANLTGTKQMQLGNYVVPLPLSEISVRGN, from the coding sequence ATGAAAATAAAGATTATTTCCTTTTGTATGATGTTCTCCCTGCTGCTGGGTGCATGTAACAAATGGATCGATGTAAAGCCTTCAGACAGGTTGAATGAAGACCAGCTCTTCTCCACCCGCGAGGGCTACCTGAATGCCTTGAACGGTGTGTACGTGGAGCTCACCAATTCCGCCCTGTATGGGGAGAACATGAGTTTCTCCACGCTCGATGTGCTGGCGAACTATTACTTCATGAACATCTCCACACATCGTTTTTACAATACCACCACTTTTGTGTATACAGCTGAGAATACGAGAACGGCGATGGATAATATCTGGAAGAAGGCATACGAGTTGATCGTCAACTGCAATGTGATCATCGATAAATGTGGACAGAACAGCAACCCTTTGCTGCCTGCTCCCTACTTCGGTATCGTGAAAGGGGAAGCCCTCGCGCTCCGCGCGATGCTGCATTTTGATCTGCTGCGACTGTTCGGCCCCATCTGGTCTGAAGCGGACAAAGGCCGCGCCTGCATCCCATACAATACTGCCCCACGGCCAACCGTAACCGATCTGCTGAGCTCTGAGGAGATCATGAAACGGGTGTTCGATGATCTCAAGGCTGCCGCCGCTTTGCTGAAAGAGAGCGATCCGATCATCACAGAGGGCATTCGTCACGGTGCAAACGCCACAGGTGCGAACGATTTTTATTTCAGGCAGTACCGTCTCAATTATTATGCTGTGAAAGCATTGATGGCAAGGGCATATCTCTGGAAGCAGGATAAGGTGAATGCAATGACGGAAGCTATGGATGTACTCGCGGAAACCCTCAACGGGGATAAACCTGTTTTCGGGCTTGGACCTGTATCACCCACGGCAACGCCCGCAGATTTCGATCATATTTTCATACCGGAAGTGATGTTCTCGCTGTACAAGATCAACCGTCAGAATCTCTATACGAACTTCTTTGCACCAGACATTCAGAAAGAGCTGCGCCTCAGTTTCAACAATTATGATGATAACCAAAGCAGGAAAAATGGATTGTATGATGATCAGAATGATTTCCGGCTCAAGTCGTGGCTCACACTCAGCAACACCAATGGCAATTTCCTTACGCATGTGAAATATGCTGTTTCCACTAACAAACCTGCTCCCAACGCCATTCCCCTGATCAGGCTGAGTGAATTGATCCTGATTGCGGCAGAATGCAGTCCCACACTGGAAGATGGAACAGCATTACTCAACCTGCTGCGTACCGCCAGGAACTGTGTAAGCCTGTCGCCAACCACCACTACACAACTGAAAGATTTCATCACCCGTGAGTTCAGGAAAGAAGTGATAGGAGAAGGGCAGATGTTCTTTTATTATAAACGGAATGCAACAACAACCATTCCCAACAATGCCAACCTCACAGGCACCAAACAAATGCAGTTGGGCAATTACGTTGTGCCATTGCCTTTGAGTGAAATTTCAGTGAGGGGCAATTAA
- a CDS encoding SusC/RagA family TonB-linked outer membrane protein, whose protein sequence is MRLLTIFLFASSLTVSANSFSQNISLSAKGLPLKQLFQAVEKQTGFVFFYNKLLLTDTKPVSIAADNMPLSDFLESVLRHQPLSFRIEGKTITLSRKAIESPLHNFAKELFAPADTARQIKGVVSSDSNEPIAGVTVMVKGTKRGASTDAKGAFTIAAETGQVLVFTAIGYEQTEVRIKNNDRITVKMLQSVSSMQDHVVTGIYQRKKESFTGSSSTFTAKELKMVGNQSPLQALKTLDPSFAIVENSTFGSDPNRLPDIEIRGKSSVIGLTEQYGTNPNQPLFILDGFESTLSVISDMSMDRIESITLLKDAAATAIYGSKAANGVVVVETKRPAPGRLRVSYDNSTYFSWADLSDYNLMNAAEKLEFERWSGFLGSIDANGNFVTADADAKYNSRLAEVKRGVNSYWMNEPLRFATNQRHSIFAEGGDANLRYGVTLNYADNQGVMKGSDRKITSGNVKLMYRKGKLSVNNSLTIDDVNATRESIPFSAFSRANPYFRKYNETGGINKILESFTWVDLASSTPVKNETYYNPLYDFHNRNVNKSRSQGFTNNFEIEWRILTELRARARVGIIQQTLRDEIFKSPFNSEFASTDPLLQGTYFENNERKVNYDGDFSLTYGKLLAEKHMLNVVAGMRATQVSNVGSSYEVQGFIGDEFPNAAFAFDYSESKRAAYLESKRRSASYFLNTGYAFDERFLLDATVRSDGASVFGANRQFTTIWSMGLAWNIHNEKFFRDRAYEWVNSFRIRGSIGNPGNQNFSDYVSMRVYRYNNENRNPFGPSVIVSNFGNPSLKWQKTLDRNIGLDLITLKNRLRINADYFVKTTDPLLVFVNVPSSSGASSVTDNLGGQEQKGFTLVANYTLLQRKDLNWIVNINGRHLRSHYTNFGNALSNFNEKNKGVNMTRYYDGASPSDLWAVRSLGIDPATGREIFLTKDGKQTFVHNYKDEVVVGNSDPDLEGIIGTSISYKGFFANINLRYRFGGQIFMQTLYDKVENIAYEKIGLNQDRRALTDRWQKPGDNAKFKAISDSRSNPMSSRFVEDNNILAGEAISLGYENSKARWVKAIHASSVTLRLYMNDIFRVATVMNERGIDYPFARSMSFSVGVRF, encoded by the coding sequence ATGAGACTGTTAACCATCTTTCTTTTTGCCTCCTCCCTGACCGTTTCGGCCAACTCTTTCTCGCAGAATATTTCACTCTCTGCGAAAGGACTTCCCCTGAAACAACTGTTCCAGGCAGTGGAGAAACAAACAGGTTTCGTGTTCTTCTACAACAAACTGTTACTGACAGACACCAAACCTGTGAGCATTGCAGCGGATAATATGCCGCTCAGCGATTTCCTGGAATCAGTGCTGCGCCACCAGCCCCTGAGCTTCCGCATCGAAGGAAAGACCATTACGCTCTCGCGGAAAGCCATTGAATCACCCCTTCACAATTTCGCCAAAGAACTGTTTGCTCCTGCAGACACTGCACGCCAGATCAAAGGCGTTGTGTCCTCGGACTCCAATGAGCCCATTGCCGGCGTAACGGTAATGGTTAAAGGCACAAAGCGTGGAGCCTCCACAGATGCGAAAGGAGCGTTCACGATCGCCGCGGAGACCGGACAGGTACTCGTTTTCACCGCCATCGGTTATGAACAAACCGAAGTACGTATAAAGAACAACGATCGCATCACCGTTAAGATGCTTCAGTCCGTTTCCTCCATGCAGGACCATGTGGTAACAGGCATCTATCAACGTAAAAAGGAAAGCTTCACGGGTTCTTCTTCCACTTTTACAGCAAAGGAGCTGAAAATGGTAGGCAACCAGAGTCCCCTGCAGGCATTGAAAACACTCGATCCTTCCTTTGCAATTGTAGAGAATTCCACTTTCGGTTCAGACCCCAACCGACTGCCGGATATCGAGATCAGGGGTAAGAGCAGTGTGATCGGCTTAACGGAACAATATGGTACCAATCCCAACCAGCCTTTGTTCATTCTCGATGGCTTCGAAAGCACTCTTTCTGTGATCAGCGATATGAGCATGGACCGCATCGAAAGCATCACCCTCCTGAAAGATGCAGCTGCCACGGCCATCTACGGCTCCAAAGCAGCCAACGGCGTTGTGGTGGTGGAAACAAAACGCCCGGCGCCCGGACGCCTTCGTGTTTCCTATGACAATTCCACTTACTTCAGTTGGGCAGACCTGAGTGATTATAATCTCATGAATGCCGCTGAAAAACTTGAATTCGAGCGCTGGTCAGGATTTCTCGGCTCCATAGATGCCAATGGGAATTTCGTCACCGCCGATGCCGATGCCAAATACAACAGCAGGCTGGCTGAAGTGAAACGCGGCGTGAATTCCTATTGGATGAATGAACCCCTTCGCTTCGCCACCAATCAACGGCATTCTATTTTTGCTGAAGGCGGGGATGCTAACCTCCGCTATGGTGTTACCCTCAATTATGCCGATAACCAGGGCGTGATGAAAGGCTCAGACAGGAAGATCACCAGTGGTAATGTGAAACTAATGTACCGCAAGGGAAAACTTTCCGTCAACAACTCTTTGACCATCGATGATGTGAATGCCACCAGGGAATCCATTCCTTTCTCCGCATTCTCCCGCGCCAATCCGTATTTCCGGAAATACAATGAAACGGGCGGCATCAATAAAATACTGGAATCCTTCACCTGGGTGGACCTTGCCAGCAGCACCCCTGTTAAAAACGAAACCTACTATAATCCCCTGTATGATTTCCATAACAGGAATGTGAACAAATCCAGGTCCCAGGGCTTTACCAACAACTTCGAGATTGAATGGCGGATCCTTACTGAACTGAGAGCGCGTGCGCGCGTAGGGATCATTCAGCAAACCCTGAGGGATGAAATATTCAAATCACCTTTCAATTCAGAATTTGCCAGCACTGACCCGCTTTTGCAGGGCACTTATTTTGAGAACAATGAAAGGAAAGTGAACTATGATGGCGACTTCAGTCTTACTTACGGAAAGCTCCTGGCTGAAAAGCATATGCTCAACGTAGTGGCCGGTATGCGCGCAACGCAGGTCTCCAATGTGGGCAGCTCCTACGAAGTGCAGGGCTTCATCGGCGACGAGTTTCCCAACGCTGCTTTCGCATTCGATTATTCCGAAAGCAAACGCGCCGCTTATCTGGAATCCAAACGCCGCAGCGCCAGTTATTTCCTGAACACCGGGTATGCTTTCGATGAACGCTTCCTGCTGGATGCAACAGTCCGTTCAGATGGCGCTTCCGTATTTGGAGCTAACAGGCAGTTCACCACTATCTGGAGCATGGGACTTGCCTGGAATATACACAATGAAAAATTCTTTCGCGACCGTGCTTACGAATGGGTGAACAGCTTCCGTATCCGCGGTTCTATCGGTAATCCCGGCAACCAGAATTTCAGTGATTATGTAAGCATGAGGGTGTACAGGTACAACAATGAAAACCGGAACCCGTTTGGGCCCAGCGTGATCGTGAGCAATTTCGGCAATCCTTCCCTGAAATGGCAGAAAACGCTCGACCGCAATATCGGTCTGGACCTGATCACGCTCAAGAACCGCCTTCGTATCAATGCCGACTATTTCGTAAAAACGACAGACCCGCTGCTGGTATTCGTGAATGTACCTTCTTCTTCCGGCGCCAGCAGCGTAACAGATAACCTGGGAGGGCAGGAGCAGAAAGGATTTACACTTGTAGCCAACTACACACTGCTGCAACGAAAAGACCTCAACTGGATCGTCAACATCAATGGCCGCCATCTCCGTTCCCACTACACCAATTTCGGCAATGCCCTGAGCAATTTCAACGAAAAGAACAAAGGCGTGAACATGACCCGCTATTATGATGGTGCTAGTCCTTCCGATCTCTGGGCAGTCCGTTCACTCGGCATCGATCCTGCCACCGGAAGAGAGATCTTCCTCACCAAAGATGGCAAACAGACTTTTGTACACAATTATAAAGATGAAGTAGTGGTGGGCAACAGCGATCCGGACCTGGAAGGTATTATCGGTACTTCCATTTCCTACAAGGGGTTCTTCGCCAATATCAATCTCCGTTATCGTTTCGGTGGACAAATATTCATGCAAACACTCTATGATAAAGTGGAGAATATCGCGTATGAAAAGATCGGTTTGAACCAGGACAGGCGCGCATTGACAGACCGCTGGCAGAAACCCGGAGATAATGCCAAATTCAAAGCCATTTCCGATTCAAGATCGAATCCAATGTCGTCCCGTTTTGTAGAAGACAATAATATCCTGGCCGGCGAAGCCATTTCTCTGGGATACGAAAATTCGAAAGCCCGCTGGGTGAAAGCGATCCACGCTTCATCCGTAACCTTAAGGCTTTACATGAACGATATCTTCAGGGTAGCAACGGTAATGAATGAACGCGGGATCGATTACCCGTTCGCGAGATCGATGTCGTTCTCTGTAGGTGTGCGTTTTTAA
- a CDS encoding FecR family protein, whose translation MTHNQHLIDLLTGHLRGDLSATQQEQLNLWISQSDRNRLLFESINDEEQLKEMVLLYHQEESENNEAIILQKIRQGMGGSTGMAPVKELPVRSSWTWGWVAALVIVSAGVGGYFFLNKNGKQETAITEQQEILPGKDGAILTLADGTQVVLDSLGNGVVATQNGTQAVLNNGALAYSQEAGKTASVFNQLSTPKGRQFKLVLPDGTKVWLNAASSLRYPTVFNGNNRQVEVTGEVFFEVAQNHRQPFYVNVNNQAQIRVLGTQFNVNAYSNETIIKTTLVDGGIQVRPGADFDSSSFVTVKPGQQAEIKPAGNKTSLQPVRIINNANIDKAIAWKNGLFNFEDATLEEVMRQVERWYDIEVVYEQGIPNIEFGGRMSNDMSLSGLLKSLIESEVHFRVEGRKLIVMP comes from the coding sequence ATGACCCATAATCAGCACCTTATTGACCTACTGACCGGGCACCTGCGGGGCGATCTTTCAGCCACTCAGCAGGAGCAGCTTAACCTATGGATCTCCCAGTCGGATCGTAACCGTCTTCTTTTTGAATCCATCAACGATGAAGAACAACTGAAAGAGATGGTGCTCTTGTATCACCAGGAAGAATCCGAAAACAATGAAGCCATCATCCTGCAAAAGATCAGGCAGGGTATGGGTGGCTCCACCGGAATGGCGCCGGTAAAAGAATTGCCGGTCCGCAGCAGCTGGACCTGGGGCTGGGTTGCAGCCCTGGTGATAGTTTCAGCAGGCGTGGGCGGTTATTTTTTCCTGAATAAAAATGGAAAACAGGAAACTGCTATTACTGAACAACAGGAGATCCTTCCGGGAAAAGATGGCGCCATCCTCACCCTCGCAGATGGAACCCAGGTAGTACTCGATAGTCTGGGTAATGGCGTAGTAGCCACTCAGAATGGCACGCAGGCAGTGCTGAACAACGGAGCATTGGCCTATTCACAGGAGGCTGGCAAGACTGCCTCTGTGTTCAATCAGCTCTCCACGCCAAAAGGCAGGCAGTTCAAACTGGTATTGCCGGACGGAACAAAGGTCTGGCTCAACGCAGCCAGCTCGCTCAGGTATCCCACCGTGTTCAATGGGAATAACCGACAGGTGGAAGTAACAGGAGAAGTGTTCTTTGAAGTGGCGCAAAACCATCGTCAGCCTTTTTATGTGAATGTGAATAACCAGGCACAGATCAGGGTGCTGGGCACGCAGTTCAATGTGAATGCCTATTCCAATGAAACCATTATCAAAACCACGCTGGTGGATGGCGGCATACAAGTAAGGCCAGGCGCAGACTTCGATAGCAGCTCATTCGTAACGGTGAAACCCGGTCAGCAGGCTGAGATCAAACCCGCAGGCAACAAGACAAGCCTTCAACCCGTACGCATAATCAACAATGCCAATATCGATAAAGCCATCGCCTGGAAAAACGGTCTCTTCAATTTTGAAGACGCAACCCTGGAAGAAGTGATGAGGCAGGTGGAACGCTGGTATGATATTGAAGTGGTGTACGAACAAGGTATCCCCAATATCGAATTCGGTGGAAGGATGAGCAATGATATGAGTCTGTCGGGCTTACTGAAATCGCTTATAGAATCAGAAGTGCATTTCCGCGTGGAAGGACGCAAGCTGATCGTAATGCCATAA
- a CDS encoding RNA polymerase sigma factor, producing MAVTEIEIQDEFALMQQFRAGSEEAFTTVYRNLYRRVFWFARKFVQDIEDARDLTAEAFIQVWQQNQNFNDLNSVEAFLHVTVRNKCFNLLKHQQMKAGRRDELLRQLQDREQGDFFEELLQLQLVGKIYAEVNKLPPRMKEIFLLSYRDGMKPAEIASLLQIKPQTVINQRITAVKLLQLALGKDFMLSAILLLGCRDIL from the coding sequence GTGGCAGTAACTGAAATTGAAATACAGGATGAGTTTGCTTTGATGCAGCAGTTCCGTGCAGGGAGTGAAGAGGCATTCACAACAGTGTACAGGAATCTCTATCGCCGTGTGTTCTGGTTTGCCAGGAAATTTGTACAGGACATAGAAGATGCCCGGGACCTCACTGCAGAAGCCTTTATCCAGGTCTGGCAGCAAAATCAAAATTTCAACGACCTCAACTCAGTTGAAGCCTTTCTCCACGTTACCGTCCGCAATAAATGTTTCAATCTCTTGAAGCACCAGCAAATGAAGGCTGGTCGCAGGGATGAGCTGCTCCGCCAACTCCAGGACCGTGAACAGGGCGACTTCTTTGAGGAACTCCTGCAACTCCAGCTGGTAGGCAAGATCTACGCTGAAGTGAACAAACTTCCCCCGCGTATGAAAGAAATATTCCTCCTTTCTTATCGGGATGGTATGAAACCTGCCGAGATCGCTTCACTTTTACAAATAAAACCTCAGACCGTGATCAACCAGCGGATCACTGCTGTAAAGCTTCTGCAACTTGCACTGGGAAAAGATTTCATGCTGTCTGCCATACTACTCCTCGGGTGCCGCGACATACTCTGA